A DNA window from Brassica napus cultivar Da-Ae chromosome C1, Da-Ae, whole genome shotgun sequence contains the following coding sequences:
- the LOC106375337 gene encoding serine/threonine-protein kinase AFC3 isoform X2, producing the protein MMVNEFEKMDKERVRKRPRMTWDEAPAEPDAKRSQRHGSDGRVLLSPPLREDDRDGHYSFSLRENLTPRYKILSKMGEGTFGRVLECWDRETKEYVAIKIIRSIKKYRDAAMIEIDVLQKLVKTDKGRKRCVQMKDWFDYRNHICIVFEKLGPSLFDFLKRNKYSAFPLALVRDFGYQLLESVAYMHELQLVHTDLKPENILLVSSENRSGSNETHFRCLPKSSAIKVIDFGSTVCDNRIHHSVVQTRHYRSPEVILGLGWSYQCDLWSIGCILFELCTGEALFQTHDNLEHLAMMERALGPLPEHMTRKACRGAEKYFRRGGRLNWPEGANSRESIRAVKRLDRLKEMVARHVDNTRSGFADLLYGLLQYNPSERLTANDALDHPFFKSAG; encoded by the exons ATGATGGTGAACGAATTCGAGAAGATGGATAAGGAACGAGTTCGAAAACGGCCGCGTATGACCTGGGACGAGGCCCCAGCTGAACCTGAc GCTAAAAGGTCTCAGAGACATGGAAGCGATGGGAGGGTTTTGTTGTCACCACCACTAAGGGAGGATGATCGCGATGGCCATTACAGTTTCAGTTTGAGAGAGAATCTCACTCCTAGAT ATAAGATACTAAGCAAGATGGGTGAAG GCACATTTGGTCGGGTTTTGGAATGTTGGGATCGTGAAACTAAAGAATATGTGGCTATAAAGATTATCCGAAGCATCAAGAAATACAGGGATGCAGCTATGATCGAAATTGATGTTCTTCAGAAGCTTGTTAAGACTGACAAAGGCCGCAAACg ATGTGTACAGATGAAGGACTGGTTTGATTACCGTAATCATATTTGCATT GTGTTCGAGAAGCTTGGGCCAAGTTTGTTTGACTTTCTAAAGAGAAATAAATACTCCGCATTTCCTCTGGCTCTTGTCCGTGATTTTGGATACCAGCTTTTGGAATCTGTAGCAT ATATGCACGAGTTACAGTTAGTTCACACCGACCTCAAGCCCGAGAACATTCTGTTGGTATCTTCAGAAAAT AGGAGTGGTTCAAATGAGACGCATTTCAGGTGTTTACCAAAGTCAAGCGCCATTAAAGTGATTGATTTTGGCAGTACTGTTTGTGATAACCGGATTCATCACTCTGTTGTCCAAACAAGGCATTACAGGTCCCCTGAGGTCATTTTAG GTCTAGGATGGAGTTATCAGTGTGACTTATGGAGCATAGGTTGTATACTATTTGAACTATGCACG GGTGAGGCTCTCTTTCAGACGCATGATAACCTTGAACACCTAGCGATGATGGAGAGGGCATTGGGACCTCTGCCTGAACATATGACCCGGAAAGCCTG CCGGGGTGCTGAGAAATATTTTAGGAGAGGAGGTAGGCTGAATTGGCCTGAAGGGGCCAACTCTAGGGAGAGTATTAGAGCTGTAAAAAGACTCGATCGTCTGAAG GAGATGGTAGCAAGGCATGTAGACAACACAAGATCTGGATTTGCAGACCTGTTGTATGGTTTACTGCAGTATAATCCATCCGAGCGTCTCACAGCAAACGATGCTCTTGACCATCCTTTCTTTAAGAGCGCAGGTTGA
- the LOC106366681 gene encoding probable E3 ubiquitin ligase SUD1 isoform X1, whose amino-acid sequence MDVFTAENEDGGYDRALPAEESEKDDDDGGDLCRICRSPEGPDDPLRYPCACRGSIKYVHQGCLRVWLNRRGCKQCEVCRRSYSFVPVYSENAPERLPCREFVRGLSLRTLRVAAYVFVFLFNAFCFSLHPWGRSTAIDNQRVFRVSEKFALLFAGFLYNGWIAYIMTMMAVLNFMAEDILRIHRGIHGENEPGRGGGGACVFWKYTGILCDWWHDCLTRLGFFHSIFVEPLEAMIRPRNPQLREFGSIRRFLFLLDDNGFAVLAISCYVSFFFVLLPFMMGRLVILLFQRMGVATQLLSGDSLPQEPVVIGYWTMLSLSLAYLGSFSTLSRAIAKKLSLGFLVVAVALLYLLWIFSAKVWKNLYVVKLKEGFVLSLKFGVLPLVLGGWLDFCTLPILGTTVPQRLEFVSDYPFVMIVHWAYGELYLLLVSNSMELIQKILQKRPFWFLLDVTDPDYKITKLYLGQLLFALVFHASLMVILVHLPIMTISFISPSFFPLHLWFYEERIMFLSMAAYSWLGKIRVIDWLVDLIQPAIEPIVHKWIIMVSSWLQLRDFFLGNHANQNVRPLLQQGLEIADEWSQVLSIAEGSLVSFYGSQHDTTSEEDTDDDRFIKLRIALMLVLATVSLFLISTISMALPILVGRTFFHTISFIMNKFGLKHDDLYGFWIGCYILRVTYIRTCFIINHIMIRRTDLLLNLVLLWIRNALLFSVWVTFISILLGLLIDLMIIIPSQVPLNEPPVHSLLRDWLIGLAILHIWTYITMFTRINCFATVACREKLKRIKSVGINTLPWTWLLGNVMCPIIDTLLTTLAFPFWVANSLLPLLQFSGAVEQAVQRLIWPVLLAIIILGFLAKLTLDLFHYIHRLEYDDRYMVGDRVADFIEDHE is encoded by the exons atggACGTTTTTACGGCGGAGAACGAAGACGGTGGCTACGATCGAGCTCTCCCGGCAGAAGAAAGTGAAAaagacgacgacgacggaggAGATTTGTGCCGGATTTGCCGATCACCGGAAGGACCAGACGATCCGTTGAGGTATCCGTGCGCGTGTCGAGGCTCCATCAAGTACGTTCACCAGGGATGTCTCCGTGTCTGGCTCAACCGCCGCGGATGCAAGCAGTGCGAG GTATGTAGGCGTAGCTACTCGTTCGTCCCTGTTTACTCTGAGAACGCACCGGAGAGGCTCCCATGCCGTGAGTTTGTCAGAGGACTGTCGCTGAGGACACTACGCGTCGCTGCTTACGTCTTCGTGTTTCTCTTCAACGCCTTTTGCTTTTCTTTACATCCATGGGGACGAAGTACTGCGATTGATAACCAGAGAGTTTTCAGAGTTTCTGAGAAATTTGCTTTGCTCTTCGCTGGCTTCTTGTACAACGGTTGGATTGCCTATATTATGACCATGATGGCGGTTCTAAATTTTATGGCTGAAGATATCTTACGGATCCACCGTGGGATCCATGGAGAGAACGAACCAGGACGTGGAGGAGGAGGTGCGTGTGTGTTTTGGAAATATACAGGGATTCTGTGTGATTGGTGGCATGATTGTCTCACACGCCTTGGATTCTTCCACTCCATTTTCGTTGAACCTCTTGAAGcaatgattcgtcctcgaaacCCACAGCTTCGTGAATTTGGATCAATCAGAAGGTTTCTTTTCCTTCTTGATGACAATGGATTTGCG GTTCTTGCCATCAGCTGTTATGTCTCATTCTTCTTCGTTCTTCTTCCATTTATGATGGGGAGACTTGTCATCCTTCTTTTCCAACGTATGGGGGTAGCTACGCAGCTTCTTTCAGGAGACTCACTTCCACAAGAACCAGTCGTTATTGGGTATTGGACTATGCTGTCACTTTCCTTGGCTTATCTTGGAAGTTTTTCAACTCTGAGTCGAGCCATAGCAAAGAAATTGTCACTGGGATTTCTCGTGGTAGCAGTGGCACTCCTATACCTCTTATGGATTTTTTCAGCCAAAGTGTGGAAAAATCTGTATGTGGTTAAACTTAAAGAGGGTTTCGTCTTGAGTTTGAAGTTTGGAGTGTTGCCCTTGGTGCTTGGCGGCTGGTTAGATTTTTGCACACTCCCTATACTTGGAACGACGGTTCCCCAGAGGCTTGAGTTCGTTTCAGACTATCCCTTCGTGATGATCGTACATTGGGCGTACGGAGAACTTTACTTGCTATTAGTTTCCAATTCAATGGAGCTTATCCAGAAG ATTTTGCAGAAACGACCCTTTTGGTTTCTACTAGACGTTACTGATCCCGACTACAAGATCACTAAACTGTACCTTGGCCAACTTCTCTTTGCGTTGGTTTTCCATGCATCATTGATGGTGATTTTGGTTCACTTGCCAATAATGACTATCTCTTTCATCAGCCCCTCCTTTTTCCCGCTCCATTTATG GTTCTATGAAGAAAGGATTATGTTTCTCTCAATGGCTGCTTATTCATGGTTAGGGAAAATAAGAGTAATCGATTGGTTAGTCGATCTTATTCAACCAGCTATAGAACCCATAGTTCACAAGTGGATTATCATGGTCAGTTCCTGGCTCCAATTGAGGGACTTCTTTCTCGGAAACCATGCAAACCAGAATGTGAGACCGTTGTTGCAACAAGGGCTGGAGATTGCTGATGAATGGTCTCAAGTGCTTTCCATAGCTGAAGGATCTCTAGTCAGCTTCTATGGTTCTCAGCATGATACCACTTCTGAAGAGGATACTGACGACGATAG GTTTATAAAACTGAGGATCGCATTGATGTTGGTTCTAGCTACTGTGAGCCTGTTTCTCATTAGTACAATTTCCATGGCGTTGCCAATTCTGGTGGGAAGGACTTTCTTCCACACTATCTCTTTCATCATGAATAAGTTCGGACTCAAACACGACG ATCTTTATGGGTTCTGGATTGGATGCTATATACTGCGAGTAACCTATATCCGGACATGCTTCATAATTAACCATATCATGATTAGAAGAACCGATTTGCTTCTCAACCTTGTTCTGCTGTGGATACGGAATGCCTTACTGTTCTCAGTCTGG GTCACCTTCATATCAATATTGCTTGGTCTCCTCATCGATCTTATGATCATCATCCCATCGCAGGTGCCTCTAAACGAACCACCGGTTCATTCATTGCTCCGAGATTGGTTGATCGGACTAGCTATCCTTCACATCTGGACCTATATA ACTATGTTCACGCGTATCAACTGTTTCGCAACTGTGGCGTGTCGGGAGAAGCTCAAGAGAATCAAAAGTGTCGGAATCAACACGCTTCCGTGGACGTGGCTGCTTGGAAACGTCATGTGTCCGATAATAGACACTCTTCTAACCACTCTCGCATTCCCTTTCTGGGTGGCCAACTCTCTATTGCCATTGCTTCAATTTTCTGGTGCAGTCGAGCAAGCCGTGCAGAGGCTCATATGGCCGGTGTTATTAGCCATCATCATCCTAGGGTTCCTAGCCAAGCTCACTCTCGATTTGTTCCATTACATTCACCGTCTGGAGTATGATGATCGGTATATGGTGGGAGACAGAGTGGCTGACTTCATTGAAGATCATGAGTAA
- the LOC106375337 gene encoding serine/threonine-protein kinase AFC3 isoform X3 encodes MIEIDVLQKLVKTDKGRKRCVQMKDWFDYRNHICIVFEKLGPSLFDFLKRNKYSAFPLALVRDFGYQLLESVAYMHELQLVHTDLKPENILLVSSENVKLPDNKRSGSNETHFRCLPKSSAIKVIDFGSTVCDNRIHHSVVQTRHYRSPEVILGLGWSYQCDLWSIGCILFELCTGEALFQTHDNLEHLAMMERALGPLPEHMTRKACRGAEKYFRRGGRLNWPEGANSRESIRAVKRLDRLKEMVARHVDNTRSGFADLLYGLLQYNPSERLTANDALDHPFFKSAG; translated from the exons ATGATCGAAATTGATGTTCTTCAGAAGCTTGTTAAGACTGACAAAGGCCGCAAACg ATGTGTACAGATGAAGGACTGGTTTGATTACCGTAATCATATTTGCATT GTGTTCGAGAAGCTTGGGCCAAGTTTGTTTGACTTTCTAAAGAGAAATAAATACTCCGCATTTCCTCTGGCTCTTGTCCGTGATTTTGGATACCAGCTTTTGGAATCTGTAGCAT ATATGCACGAGTTACAGTTAGTTCACACCGACCTCAAGCCCGAGAACATTCTGTTGGTATCTTCAGAAAATGTAAAGCTTCCTGACAATAAG AGGAGTGGTTCAAATGAGACGCATTTCAGGTGTTTACCAAAGTCAAGCGCCATTAAAGTGATTGATTTTGGCAGTACTGTTTGTGATAACCGGATTCATCACTCTGTTGTCCAAACAAGGCATTACAGGTCCCCTGAGGTCATTTTAG GTCTAGGATGGAGTTATCAGTGTGACTTATGGAGCATAGGTTGTATACTATTTGAACTATGCACG GGTGAGGCTCTCTTTCAGACGCATGATAACCTTGAACACCTAGCGATGATGGAGAGGGCATTGGGACCTCTGCCTGAACATATGACCCGGAAAGCCTG CCGGGGTGCTGAGAAATATTTTAGGAGAGGAGGTAGGCTGAATTGGCCTGAAGGGGCCAACTCTAGGGAGAGTATTAGAGCTGTAAAAAGACTCGATCGTCTGAAG GAGATGGTAGCAAGGCATGTAGACAACACAAGATCTGGATTTGCAGACCTGTTGTATGGTTTACTGCAGTATAATCCATCCGAGCGTCTCACAGCAAACGATGCTCTTGACCATCCTTTCTTTAAGAGCGCAGGTTGA
- the LOC106372803 gene encoding uncharacterized protein LOC106372803, whose protein sequence is MASSSREARRRKILERGSDRLAFITGQINDVPPPPPPPPSSDPTSLSESHLPTDDTVPPRDQIRTDRETAFTSHQENTSDALFDNVNHIIHQRRAESLQPHKYTETSAEASASTTLQQPSPATSTTQTPPVVDLGASQAFTPLVSFANTITPNHIGAAIDASEYARMFSSLVIALLVILSHLGFSSLGSSIVSFRPVFLLLLTDATIVLGRVLLSHCGEPSSASRRENSGQGIADQVGNALETVMMIKKIMDAISMDFSLYAVILICGYIVHTKHLCLSYRFFVLPT, encoded by the exons ATGGCGTCGAGCAGCAGAGAAGCGAGGAGGCGGAAGATTTTAGAAAGAGGATCCGATCGCTTGGCCTTTATCACTGGTCAGATCAACGAcgttcctcctcctcctcctcctccgccttcTTCCGATCCCACTTCTCTTTCTGAATCTCATCTCCCTACAGACGACACGGTTCCGCCTCGTGATCAGATACGTACTGATCGAGAAACAG CTTTCACAAGCCATCAGGAAAACACCTCCGATGCTTTGTTTGATAACGTGAATCATATCATCCATCAAAGAAGAGCAGAATCGCTTCAGCCTCACAAGTACACCGAGACATCGGCAGAAGCCTCAGCTTCAACAACACTACAACAACCGTCTCCTGCAACATCAACCACTCAAACCCCACCAGTGGTAGATTTGGGTGCTTCTCAAGCATTTACTCCTCTGGTCAGTTTCGCTAACACCATCACTCCAAATCACATTGGAGCCGCCATCGATGCGTCAGAATACGCACGGATGTTCTCATCTCTCGTGATCGCCCTTCTTGTCATACTCTCTCACCTCGGGTTCTCTTCCTTAGGCAGCAGCATAGTAAGCTTCAGACCCGTTTTCTTGCTTCTCTTAACCGACGCCACAATCGTTCTTGGACGTGTTCTGCTGAGCCATTGTGGAGAGCCTTCCTCAGCCTCAAGACGAGAAAACTCGGGACAAGGCATAGCGGACCAAGTGGGCAACGCACTGGAGACAGTCATGATGATAAAGAAGATAATGGATGCAATCTCTATGGATTTTAGCTTATACGCTGTGATTCTCATATGTGGCTATATTGTTCACACAAAACATCTTTGCTTAAGTTATCGTTTCTTTGTTCTCCCCACGTAG
- the LOC106375336 gene encoding two-on-two hemoglobin-3 translates to MQSLQEKASAWSGVDQADAFAIDESNLFEKLGLQSFINLSTNFYTRVYDDEEEEWFRSMFANSKKEDAIQNQYEFFVQRMGGPPLYSQRKGHPALIGRHRPFPVTHEAAERWLQHMQNAMDESVDIDQDSKVKMMNFFRHTAFFLVAGNELQNQNQNQNNQVACKHAATKPAEE, encoded by the exons atgcagTCGCTGCAGGAGAAGGCATCGGCATGGAGCGGCGTGGATCAGGCTGACGCGTTCGCCATAGACGAGTCCAATCTGTTCGAAAAGCTCGGTCTTCAGAGCTTCATCAACCTCTCCACCAACTTCTACACCAG GGTatatgatgatgaagaagaagaatggttTCGATCCATGTTTGCTAACTCTAAGAAAGAAGATGCCATTCAGAACCAATATGAGTTCTTTGTTCAGCGTATGGGAGGCCCTCCTCTCTATTCTCAAAGGAAAG GTCACCCTGCTCTGATTGGTCGTCACCGTCCATTTCCGGTGACTCATGAAGCTGCAGAGAGATGGCTGCAGCATATGCAAAATGCTATGGACGAGTCGGTTGACATTGACCAGGACTCTAAAGTCAAAATGATGAATTTCTTCAG GCACACTGCCTTCTTCCTTGTGGCTGGAAACGAGTTgcagaatcagaatcagaatcagaacaACCAAGTTGCGTGTAAACACGCTGCCACTAAACCAGCAGAAGAGTAA
- the LOC106375337 gene encoding serine/threonine-protein kinase AFC3 isoform X1, with translation MMVNEFEKMDKERVRKRPRMTWDEAPAEPDAKRSQRHGSDGRVLLSPPLREDDRDGHYSFSLRENLTPRYKILSKMGEGTFGRVLECWDRETKEYVAIKIIRSIKKYRDAAMIEIDVLQKLVKTDKGRKRCVQMKDWFDYRNHICIVFEKLGPSLFDFLKRNKYSAFPLALVRDFGYQLLESVAYMHELQLVHTDLKPENILLVSSENVKLPDNKRSGSNETHFRCLPKSSAIKVIDFGSTVCDNRIHHSVVQTRHYRSPEVILGLGWSYQCDLWSIGCILFELCTGEALFQTHDNLEHLAMMERALGPLPEHMTRKACRGAEKYFRRGGRLNWPEGANSRESIRAVKRLDRLKEMVARHVDNTRSGFADLLYGLLQYNPSERLTANDALDHPFFKSAG, from the exons ATGATGGTGAACGAATTCGAGAAGATGGATAAGGAACGAGTTCGAAAACGGCCGCGTATGACCTGGGACGAGGCCCCAGCTGAACCTGAc GCTAAAAGGTCTCAGAGACATGGAAGCGATGGGAGGGTTTTGTTGTCACCACCACTAAGGGAGGATGATCGCGATGGCCATTACAGTTTCAGTTTGAGAGAGAATCTCACTCCTAGAT ATAAGATACTAAGCAAGATGGGTGAAG GCACATTTGGTCGGGTTTTGGAATGTTGGGATCGTGAAACTAAAGAATATGTGGCTATAAAGATTATCCGAAGCATCAAGAAATACAGGGATGCAGCTATGATCGAAATTGATGTTCTTCAGAAGCTTGTTAAGACTGACAAAGGCCGCAAACg ATGTGTACAGATGAAGGACTGGTTTGATTACCGTAATCATATTTGCATT GTGTTCGAGAAGCTTGGGCCAAGTTTGTTTGACTTTCTAAAGAGAAATAAATACTCCGCATTTCCTCTGGCTCTTGTCCGTGATTTTGGATACCAGCTTTTGGAATCTGTAGCAT ATATGCACGAGTTACAGTTAGTTCACACCGACCTCAAGCCCGAGAACATTCTGTTGGTATCTTCAGAAAATGTAAAGCTTCCTGACAATAAG AGGAGTGGTTCAAATGAGACGCATTTCAGGTGTTTACCAAAGTCAAGCGCCATTAAAGTGATTGATTTTGGCAGTACTGTTTGTGATAACCGGATTCATCACTCTGTTGTCCAAACAAGGCATTACAGGTCCCCTGAGGTCATTTTAG GTCTAGGATGGAGTTATCAGTGTGACTTATGGAGCATAGGTTGTATACTATTTGAACTATGCACG GGTGAGGCTCTCTTTCAGACGCATGATAACCTTGAACACCTAGCGATGATGGAGAGGGCATTGGGACCTCTGCCTGAACATATGACCCGGAAAGCCTG CCGGGGTGCTGAGAAATATTTTAGGAGAGGAGGTAGGCTGAATTGGCCTGAAGGGGCCAACTCTAGGGAGAGTATTAGAGCTGTAAAAAGACTCGATCGTCTGAAG GAGATGGTAGCAAGGCATGTAGACAACACAAGATCTGGATTTGCAGACCTGTTGTATGGTTTACTGCAGTATAATCCATCCGAGCGTCTCACAGCAAACGATGCTCTTGACCATCCTTTCTTTAAGAGCGCAGGTTGA
- the LOC106366681 gene encoding probable E3 ubiquitin ligase SUD1 isoform X2, with protein MDVFTAENEDGGYDRALPAEESEKDDDDGGDLCRICRSPEGPDDPLRYPCACRGSIKYVHQGCLRVWLNRRGCKQCEVCRRSYSFVPVYSENAPERLPCREFVRGLSLRTLRVAAYVFVFLFNAFCFSLHPWGRSTAIDNQRVFRVSEKFALLFAGFLYNGWIAYIMTMMAVLNFMAEDILRIHRGIHGENEPGRGGGGACVFWKYTGILCDWWHDCLTRLGFFHSIFVEPLEAMIRPRNPQLREFGSIRRFLFLLDDNGFAVLAISCYVSFFFVLLPFMMGRLVILLFQRMGVATQLLSGDSLPQEPVVIGYWTMLSLSLAYLGSFSTLSRAIAKKLSLGFLVVAVALLYLLWIFSAKVWKNLYVVKLKEGFVLSLKFGVLPLVLGGWLDFCTLPILGTTVPQRLEFVSDYPFVMIVHWAYGELYLLLVSNSMELIQKILQKRPFWFLLDVTDPDYKITKLYLGQLLFALVFHASLMVILVHLPIMTISFISPSFFPLHLWFYEERIMFLSMAAYSWLGKIRVIDWLVDLIQPAIEPIVHKWIIMVSSWLQLRDFFLGNHANQNVRPLLQQGLEIADEWSQVLSIAEGSLVSFYGSQHDTTSEEDTDDDRFIKLRIALMLVLATVSLFLISTISMALPILVGRTFFHTISFIMNKFGLKHDDLYGFWIGCYILRVTYIRTCFIINHIMIRRTDLLLNLVLLWIRNALLFSVWVPLNEPPVHSLLRDWLIGLAILHIWTYITMFTRINCFATVACREKLKRIKSVGINTLPWTWLLGNVMCPIIDTLLTTLAFPFWVANSLLPLLQFSGAVEQAVQRLIWPVLLAIIILGFLAKLTLDLFHYIHRLEYDDRYMVGDRVADFIEDHE; from the exons atggACGTTTTTACGGCGGAGAACGAAGACGGTGGCTACGATCGAGCTCTCCCGGCAGAAGAAAGTGAAAaagacgacgacgacggaggAGATTTGTGCCGGATTTGCCGATCACCGGAAGGACCAGACGATCCGTTGAGGTATCCGTGCGCGTGTCGAGGCTCCATCAAGTACGTTCACCAGGGATGTCTCCGTGTCTGGCTCAACCGCCGCGGATGCAAGCAGTGCGAG GTATGTAGGCGTAGCTACTCGTTCGTCCCTGTTTACTCTGAGAACGCACCGGAGAGGCTCCCATGCCGTGAGTTTGTCAGAGGACTGTCGCTGAGGACACTACGCGTCGCTGCTTACGTCTTCGTGTTTCTCTTCAACGCCTTTTGCTTTTCTTTACATCCATGGGGACGAAGTACTGCGATTGATAACCAGAGAGTTTTCAGAGTTTCTGAGAAATTTGCTTTGCTCTTCGCTGGCTTCTTGTACAACGGTTGGATTGCCTATATTATGACCATGATGGCGGTTCTAAATTTTATGGCTGAAGATATCTTACGGATCCACCGTGGGATCCATGGAGAGAACGAACCAGGACGTGGAGGAGGAGGTGCGTGTGTGTTTTGGAAATATACAGGGATTCTGTGTGATTGGTGGCATGATTGTCTCACACGCCTTGGATTCTTCCACTCCATTTTCGTTGAACCTCTTGAAGcaatgattcgtcctcgaaacCCACAGCTTCGTGAATTTGGATCAATCAGAAGGTTTCTTTTCCTTCTTGATGACAATGGATTTGCG GTTCTTGCCATCAGCTGTTATGTCTCATTCTTCTTCGTTCTTCTTCCATTTATGATGGGGAGACTTGTCATCCTTCTTTTCCAACGTATGGGGGTAGCTACGCAGCTTCTTTCAGGAGACTCACTTCCACAAGAACCAGTCGTTATTGGGTATTGGACTATGCTGTCACTTTCCTTGGCTTATCTTGGAAGTTTTTCAACTCTGAGTCGAGCCATAGCAAAGAAATTGTCACTGGGATTTCTCGTGGTAGCAGTGGCACTCCTATACCTCTTATGGATTTTTTCAGCCAAAGTGTGGAAAAATCTGTATGTGGTTAAACTTAAAGAGGGTTTCGTCTTGAGTTTGAAGTTTGGAGTGTTGCCCTTGGTGCTTGGCGGCTGGTTAGATTTTTGCACACTCCCTATACTTGGAACGACGGTTCCCCAGAGGCTTGAGTTCGTTTCAGACTATCCCTTCGTGATGATCGTACATTGGGCGTACGGAGAACTTTACTTGCTATTAGTTTCCAATTCAATGGAGCTTATCCAGAAG ATTTTGCAGAAACGACCCTTTTGGTTTCTACTAGACGTTACTGATCCCGACTACAAGATCACTAAACTGTACCTTGGCCAACTTCTCTTTGCGTTGGTTTTCCATGCATCATTGATGGTGATTTTGGTTCACTTGCCAATAATGACTATCTCTTTCATCAGCCCCTCCTTTTTCCCGCTCCATTTATG GTTCTATGAAGAAAGGATTATGTTTCTCTCAATGGCTGCTTATTCATGGTTAGGGAAAATAAGAGTAATCGATTGGTTAGTCGATCTTATTCAACCAGCTATAGAACCCATAGTTCACAAGTGGATTATCATGGTCAGTTCCTGGCTCCAATTGAGGGACTTCTTTCTCGGAAACCATGCAAACCAGAATGTGAGACCGTTGTTGCAACAAGGGCTGGAGATTGCTGATGAATGGTCTCAAGTGCTTTCCATAGCTGAAGGATCTCTAGTCAGCTTCTATGGTTCTCAGCATGATACCACTTCTGAAGAGGATACTGACGACGATAG GTTTATAAAACTGAGGATCGCATTGATGTTGGTTCTAGCTACTGTGAGCCTGTTTCTCATTAGTACAATTTCCATGGCGTTGCCAATTCTGGTGGGAAGGACTTTCTTCCACACTATCTCTTTCATCATGAATAAGTTCGGACTCAAACACGACG ATCTTTATGGGTTCTGGATTGGATGCTATATACTGCGAGTAACCTATATCCGGACATGCTTCATAATTAACCATATCATGATTAGAAGAACCGATTTGCTTCTCAACCTTGTTCTGCTGTGGATACGGAATGCCTTACTGTTCTCAGTCTGG GTGCCTCTAAACGAACCACCGGTTCATTCATTGCTCCGAGATTGGTTGATCGGACTAGCTATCCTTCACATCTGGACCTATATA ACTATGTTCACGCGTATCAACTGTTTCGCAACTGTGGCGTGTCGGGAGAAGCTCAAGAGAATCAAAAGTGTCGGAATCAACACGCTTCCGTGGACGTGGCTGCTTGGAAACGTCATGTGTCCGATAATAGACACTCTTCTAACCACTCTCGCATTCCCTTTCTGGGTGGCCAACTCTCTATTGCCATTGCTTCAATTTTCTGGTGCAGTCGAGCAAGCCGTGCAGAGGCTCATATGGCCGGTGTTATTAGCCATCATCATCCTAGGGTTCCTAGCCAAGCTCACTCTCGATTTGTTCCATTACATTCACCGTCTGGAGTATGATGATCGGTATATGGTGGGAGACAGAGTGGCTGACTTCATTGAAGATCATGAGTAA